One window of Neptuniibacter halophilus genomic DNA carries:
- a CDS encoding M48 family metallopeptidase, whose amino-acid sequence MANRITLICLILLLAGCKSTQIKSFQSGDEIAADTEGETRLWYQAEKFDTAMVKGRKIPDYPDIQGYLQAVMDRLYPEFQGSIRVNLHKAPVLNAFALPNGSIYINMGMLTSLENEAQIASVLAHEGVHFLQKHGAKQRVYNQNSQGWALAVSMMGVPFAGQLVALNSMSGYSQEHETEADNLGFIRLRQAGYDTSEASRAFEILAREVKAEDVDEPYFFASHPKLQSRIENFQRLHEAEGSAGGEVGFSAYQSVVGPVRESVLREKLAAGKVRAVLATLEDEASKRLYPEHFDFLMGLALLKKEDQESHLKAEEHLLAALDQQPGYAAAHKALGFYYLKTEQQEQAVSHLQNYLKFASEDEDTAFAEFYLNKLM is encoded by the coding sequence ATGGCGAATCGCATTACCCTTATTTGCCTGATTCTGCTGTTAGCCGGCTGTAAATCTACACAAATTAAGTCTTTTCAAAGTGGAGATGAGATTGCTGCGGATACGGAAGGAGAGACCCGTTTGTGGTATCAGGCTGAAAAGTTTGATACCGCGATGGTTAAAGGGCGAAAAATTCCTGACTATCCGGATATTCAGGGCTATCTTCAGGCAGTGATGGACCGGCTCTACCCCGAGTTTCAGGGCAGTATCAGGGTTAATCTGCATAAGGCTCCGGTATTGAATGCATTTGCGCTTCCCAATGGCAGCATTTACATCAATATGGGTATGCTGACTTCACTGGAAAATGAGGCGCAGATCGCATCGGTGCTGGCACACGAAGGAGTCCATTTTCTTCAGAAGCACGGTGCGAAGCAGAGGGTTTACAATCAGAACAGTCAGGGCTGGGCGCTGGCTGTATCAATGATGGGTGTTCCTTTTGCCGGACAGTTAGTCGCTCTCAACTCCATGAGTGGTTACTCACAGGAGCATGAAACTGAAGCAGATAATCTGGGTTTTATTCGCCTCAGGCAGGCGGGTTACGATACCTCTGAAGCGTCCCGGGCGTTCGAAATTCTCGCCCGTGAGGTGAAGGCTGAGGACGTGGATGAACCCTATTTTTTTGCCAGCCATCCCAAATTACAAAGCCGGATCGAAAACTTTCAGCGTTTACATGAGGCTGAGGGGAGTGCCGGCGGAGAGGTTGGTTTCTCTGCTTACCAGTCTGTAGTAGGGCCTGTCAGAGAAAGTGTTTTACGTGAAAAGCTTGCTGCCGGTAAGGTCCGGGCTGTTCTGGCGACGCTCGAGGATGAAGCGTCGAAACGATTATATCCGGAACATTTTGATTTTCTGATGGGCCTTGCGCTGTTGAAAAAAGAGGATCAGGAAAGTCATTTAAAGGCGGAAGAGCATTTACTGGCCGCACTGGATCAACAGCCGGGCTACGCTGCTGCACACAAAGCGTTAGGCTTTTATTATCTGAAAACTGAGCAGCAGGAACAGGCCGTCAGTCATCTGCAAAACTATCTGAAGTTCGCCTCTGAAGATGAAGACACTGCTTTTGCGGAATTCTATTTAAATAAGTTGATGTAA
- a CDS encoding electron transport complex subunit E has protein sequence MSADYKKITLDGLWGNNPALVQLLGLCPLLAVTGSVVNAIGLGLASTLVLMGSNLTVSAFRKFVPDSVRLPIFVMIIASFVTAIELLMKAFTYELYLILGIFIPLIVTNCAIMGRADAFACKNPVKASLLDGLMMGLGFSAVLILLGAMREALGLGTLFSDMQLLFGPAAESWKITLVEDYTGFLFAVLPPGAFVGMGLLIALKNIIDSRLQQRKAEVASDPGSRPERVRVTG, from the coding sequence ATGTCAGCGGATTACAAAAAAATCACTCTGGATGGCCTCTGGGGTAATAACCCGGCACTGGTTCAGCTACTGGGGCTCTGTCCGCTGCTGGCGGTGACCGGTTCTGTGGTCAATGCGATCGGTCTCGGGCTGGCCAGTACACTGGTACTGATGGGCTCCAACCTGACGGTGTCAGCCTTTCGGAAGTTTGTGCCGGATTCCGTCCGCCTGCCTATTTTTGTGATGATCATCGCCTCGTTTGTAACCGCCATCGAACTGCTCATGAAAGCGTTTACCTATGAGCTTTACCTGATTCTGGGGATCTTTATCCCGCTGATCGTAACCAACTGCGCGATTATGGGCCGTGCGGATGCGTTCGCCTGTAAAAACCCGGTTAAAGCCTCCCTGCTGGATGGTCTGATGATGGGCCTCGGCTTCTCTGCGGTACTGATTCTGCTCGGGGCGATGCGTGAAGCACTGGGTCTTGGTACCCTGTTCAGCGATATGCAACTGCTGTTCGGCCCTGCGGCTGAAAGCTGGAAAATCACTCTGGTTGAAGATTACACAGGTTTCCTGTTTGCGGTGTTACCACCGGGTGCCTTTGTCGGTATGGGGCTGCTGATCGCCCTGAAGAACATTATCGACAGCCGCCTGCAACAGCGTAAGGCGGAAGTGGCTTCTGACCCGGGTTCCCGGCCGGAGCGAGTGCGGGTAACCGGCTGA
- the rsxG gene encoding electron transport complex subunit RsxG — translation MQLFSAMKTSTLAISLFAVVCAAIIAVTQVTTADKISRNEREQKARALYEIVPRQSIDNDLLEDTLELVAPEITGDTQPVIAYRARKAGRVTTVILPLVAPDGYSGRIDLIAGFNADGSVAGVRVLGHKETPGLGDKVDTKKSAWVFSFNGLAKQGTDDPRWAVKKDGGQFDQFTGATITPRAVVNAVSRGLDYFAANRTHLLQLSPEHTAEVTN, via the coding sequence ATGCAGCTTTTCAGTGCAATGAAAACCAGCACTCTGGCGATCAGTCTGTTTGCTGTGGTCTGCGCTGCGATTATTGCGGTGACTCAGGTCACTACGGCCGATAAAATCTCGCGTAATGAGCGTGAACAGAAAGCCCGGGCTCTGTATGAGATTGTGCCTCGTCAGAGTATCGATAATGACCTGCTGGAAGATACCCTGGAGCTGGTCGCGCCGGAGATTACCGGCGATACTCAACCGGTTATCGCTTACCGGGCACGTAAGGCTGGCCGGGTGACAACGGTGATTCTGCCGCTTGTTGCTCCGGATGGCTACAGTGGTCGAATCGATTTGATTGCCGGGTTTAATGCGGATGGCAGCGTAGCGGGTGTGCGGGTACTGGGCCATAAGGAAACACCGGGCCTGGGAGATAAGGTGGATACCAAGAAATCCGCCTGGGTGTTCAGCTTTAACGGTCTCGCCAAGCAGGGGACTGATGACCCGCGCTGGGCGGTGAAGAAAGATGGTGGTCAGTTTGACCAGTTTACCGGTGCAACGATCACCCCGCGCGCCGTAGTCAACGCAGTTTCCCGCGGGCTGGATTACTTTGCAGCAAACCGGACCCATCTGCTGCAGCTAAGCCCGGAACACACAGCAGAGGTAACTAACTGA
- the rsxD gene encoding electron transport complex subunit RsxD, whose amino-acid sequence MALIRTSSPHLHKASSTSDVMRLVALATLPGLAAMTFFFGWGTLINVIWAVLLAVLFEAAIIKLRKRPLGFYLKDYSAVVTALLLGLALPPFAPWWVTLVGVFVAIVIAKHLYGGLGQNPFNPAMVAYALLLVSFPVQMTSWTMPFVMIEGGESWNVLGFADTLSLIFGSLDQTLIDSYSGATPLDAMRHRGGQTTEEVWSSVPVLANGIGAWHAVSAAYLMGGIFLFYRKVFTLHTPASILITLGVVASLFYLLDPYSYADPFFHLTAGATMLGAFFIATDPVTSATSNKGKIIFGIGIGLLIFIIRDWGGYPDAVAFAVLLMNLAAPFIDQYTQPRSYGHARAKRGMKGGA is encoded by the coding sequence ATGGCGCTGATACGTACCAGCTCCCCTCATCTTCATAAGGCCAGCAGTACCTCTGATGTGATGCGTCTGGTGGCGCTTGCCACCCTGCCGGGCCTGGCGGCGATGACCTTTTTCTTTGGTTGGGGAACGTTGATCAATGTGATCTGGGCAGTCCTGCTGGCGGTTCTGTTTGAGGCCGCCATCATCAAACTGCGTAAACGTCCTCTCGGCTTTTACCTGAAAGATTACAGTGCGGTGGTTACCGCGTTATTGCTCGGGTTGGCACTGCCCCCGTTTGCCCCCTGGTGGGTCACATTGGTGGGGGTATTCGTAGCGATTGTGATTGCCAAGCATCTCTATGGCGGTCTGGGTCAGAATCCCTTTAATCCGGCCATGGTCGCTTATGCACTGCTGCTGGTTTCGTTTCCGGTACAGATGACAAGCTGGACCATGCCGTTCGTTATGATTGAGGGGGGCGAAAGCTGGAACGTACTGGGGTTTGCAGACACCCTGAGCCTGATCTTCGGTTCACTGGATCAGACCCTGATCGACAGCTACTCCGGCGCCACGCCCCTGGATGCCATGCGTCATCGTGGCGGTCAGACCACCGAAGAGGTGTGGAGCAGTGTGCCGGTGCTGGCCAATGGTATCGGTGCGTGGCATGCAGTCAGTGCGGCTTACCTCATGGGTGGAATTTTTCTGTTCTACCGTAAGGTATTTACGCTGCACACACCGGCATCGATTCTGATCACGCTGGGTGTGGTTGCATCGCTTTTCTATCTGCTGGACCCATACAGCTATGCGGATCCGTTTTTCCATCTGACGGCAGGGGCGACCATGCTCGGGGCATTCTTTATTGCCACCGACCCGGTTACTTCAGCGACCAGTAACAAAGGTAAGATTATTTTCGGTATCGGTATCGGCCTGCTGATCTTCATCATCCGTGACTGGGGTGGTTATCCGGATGCGGTCGCGTTTGCCGTACTGCTGATGAATCTGGCAGCACCCTTTATCGATCAGTACACTCAGCCCCGCTCTTACGGCCACGCCCGTGCCAAGCGCGGCATGAAGGGAGGCGCATAA
- the rsxC gene encoding electron transport complex subunit RsxC, giving the protein MSTQFAFHGGVHPPENKRQSTGGPIQVAPIPERLIVPLSQHIGAPSEVVVSVGQRVLKGQVIAEAVGRISVNVHAPSSGVVEAIESRPVPHISGMSAPCVVIRTDGQDEWCEHQGLEDYKAVPKQELIDFIRHHGISGMGGAGFPTDVKLHLGDDHIVNTLILNAMECEPYITADDMLLREYAEQVVKGIEVIAHLLQPHHVMIGIEDNKPQAIRALEQAVTHSPLTIDIVVVPTVYPSGGEKQLIKLLTGIEVPSGKIPADVGIVCQNVGTAAAIQEAVAEGVPLISRIVTLTGDALGHPHNMRALIGTPLETLLQAAEVKSAELYRLVVGGPMMGFTVDTSAIPMIKTTNCIIAATEDEMPPAPPANPCIRCGMCEQVCPAELLPQQLHWFAKGKEFDKAKHHNLFDCIECGACSYVCPSNIPLVQYYRFAKAEIRAEEEQQRKAEHARIRFEARQARLEQEKVEKELRRKQRAEEAAKAQAVKKDKAASVAEEKPAASAEPDLKTLKTAAAVSRTKLKKAQKALADAESKGLDGLDQLRQTVTELEAKAEAAETAYQQAQSAPPAAPVVDVKQLKTNAAVARTKLKQAEKALAKAQESGADNIAELEARLAEQKAKTEAAQTAYDQAESGSAPAAAPAVNLDELKATADAALAKVEKARQALAAAEASGSPAVDKMRAGVEKLQSKYAEAQAEYDQAAGAGAARPAVDNRAELKADMDALQAKVEKARQALADAEASASPAVEKMRAGVDKLQSKYDAARSEYEQAEAAFSAAPAANAQLDELRSDLEAMQAKVAKARDALEKAIVSGSPAVEKMRAGVDKLAAKQTELEQEYLQAGGERVVEETQPEVDPKALKQQVSIMRTKLKKAQAALEAADPSEQAELQAEVNRLEALHEEAKEAFDAYEQKQVNLAAAEGIDLKQLKIDAAMARAAVTKAERALSKAREENTEELPGIEQQLVAAQQEAEQLNQTLSRFTD; this is encoded by the coding sequence ATGAGTACCCAGTTTGCTTTTCATGGTGGTGTTCATCCGCCGGAAAATAAACGCCAGTCCACGGGTGGCCCGATTCAGGTTGCCCCGATCCCGGAACGGCTGATCGTGCCGCTTTCACAACATATTGGCGCACCTTCTGAGGTGGTGGTCAGTGTGGGTCAGCGGGTACTTAAAGGTCAGGTGATTGCGGAAGCGGTGGGGCGGATCAGCGTAAATGTTCATGCACCCAGCTCCGGGGTGGTCGAAGCGATCGAATCACGCCCGGTACCACATATTTCTGGTATGAGCGCGCCGTGTGTGGTAATCCGTACCGATGGACAGGATGAGTGGTGTGAACATCAGGGACTGGAAGATTACAAAGCGGTTCCCAAGCAGGAACTGATCGATTTTATCCGTCATCATGGCATCAGCGGCATGGGTGGTGCGGGTTTCCCTACCGACGTTAAATTGCATCTGGGCGATGATCATATCGTTAATACCCTGATCCTTAACGCGATGGAGTGTGAACCTTATATCACGGCTGACGATATGCTGTTGCGGGAGTACGCTGAACAGGTGGTGAAGGGGATCGAAGTGATCGCTCATCTGTTACAGCCGCACCATGTGATGATCGGCATTGAAGATAACAAGCCCCAGGCGATTCGTGCTCTGGAGCAGGCGGTGACCCATTCGCCGTTGACGATCGATATCGTCGTGGTGCCTACCGTCTATCCTTCCGGCGGTGAAAAGCAACTGATCAAACTGCTGACCGGTATCGAGGTTCCGAGCGGCAAGATTCCGGCGGATGTCGGTATCGTCTGTCAGAATGTGGGTACGGCCGCGGCGATTCAGGAAGCGGTGGCAGAGGGGGTTCCTCTGATCTCACGTATTGTTACCCTGACCGGTGACGCCTTGGGCCATCCGCACAACATGCGGGCGCTGATCGGTACACCACTGGAAACCCTGTTGCAGGCTGCTGAGGTGAAATCAGCAGAACTCTACCGCCTGGTCGTCGGTGGGCCGATGATGGGCTTTACCGTGGATACATCGGCCATTCCGATGATCAAAACCACTAACTGCATTATCGCTGCCACGGAAGACGAGATGCCTCCAGCACCTCCGGCCAATCCATGTATTCGCTGCGGTATGTGTGAACAGGTTTGCCCGGCAGAATTGCTGCCGCAGCAGTTACACTGGTTTGCCAAAGGTAAAGAGTTCGACAAGGCCAAGCACCATAACCTGTTTGACTGTATCGAGTGTGGTGCCTGTTCCTACGTTTGCCCGAGTAATATTCCGCTGGTGCAGTACTACCGTTTTGCCAAAGCTGAGATTCGTGCGGAAGAGGAGCAGCAACGTAAAGCCGAGCATGCCCGTATCCGTTTTGAAGCGCGTCAGGCACGTCTGGAGCAGGAGAAAGTCGAGAAAGAGCTGCGCCGCAAACAGCGGGCTGAAGAAGCCGCTAAAGCACAGGCAGTGAAAAAAGACAAAGCGGCCAGTGTTGCTGAAGAGAAACCGGCAGCCTCGGCTGAGCCTGATCTGAAGACACTGAAAACCGCAGCGGCCGTTTCCCGGACCAAACTGAAGAAAGCTCAGAAAGCGCTGGCTGATGCTGAATCTAAAGGACTGGATGGTCTGGATCAGCTACGTCAGACCGTGACCGAACTGGAAGCCAAAGCGGAAGCGGCTGAGACCGCCTACCAGCAGGCTCAGAGCGCGCCTCCGGCTGCCCCGGTGGTTGATGTCAAGCAGCTCAAAACCAACGCGGCAGTGGCGCGTACCAAGCTTAAGCAGGCTGAGAAAGCGCTGGCAAAAGCGCAGGAGAGCGGGGCGGATAATATTGCCGAACTGGAAGCACGTCTGGCCGAGCAGAAAGCGAAAACCGAAGCCGCACAGACCGCTTACGATCAGGCGGAATCCGGCAGCGCTCCGGCGGCAGCGCCTGCAGTGAATCTGGATGAGTTGAAAGCGACGGCCGATGCGGCGCTGGCAAAAGTAGAAAAAGCCCGTCAGGCACTGGCTGCTGCTGAAGCGTCCGGTAGTCCGGCCGTTGATAAAATGCGTGCAGGGGTTGAAAAACTTCAGTCTAAGTACGCTGAGGCACAGGCAGAATATGATCAGGCGGCTGGTGCCGGAGCGGCCCGGCCGGCCGTTGATAACCGTGCAGAACTCAAAGCCGATATGGACGCTTTACAGGCCAAAGTCGAGAAAGCCCGACAGGCACTCGCCGATGCCGAAGCCTCCGCGAGTCCGGCGGTCGAGAAAATGCGTGCCGGGGTCGACAAGCTGCAGAGCAAATATGATGCAGCCAGGTCTGAATATGAGCAGGCTGAAGCCGCGTTCAGTGCTGCACCGGCGGCTAACGCTCAGCTTGATGAGCTGCGCAGTGATCTGGAAGCGATGCAGGCGAAAGTGGCGAAAGCGCGGGATGCGCTGGAAAAAGCGATCGTTTCCGGTAGCCCGGCGGTTGAAAAGATGCGTGCGGGTGTCGACAAACTGGCCGCTAAGCAGACTGAGCTGGAGCAGGAATATCTGCAGGCAGGCGGTGAGCGGGTGGTTGAGGAGACTCAGCCCGAGGTTGACCCGAAAGCCCTGAAACAGCAGGTGTCGATCATGCGCACCAAACTGAAGAAAGCACAGGCTGCGCTGGAAGCGGCAGATCCATCTGAGCAGGCGGAACTGCAGGCGGAGGTCAATCGTCTCGAAGCCTTGCATGAGGAAGCAAAAGAGGCCTTTGATGCTTATGAGCAGAAGCAGGTTAACCTCGCCGCCGCAGAAGGGATCGATCTGAAACAACTGAAAATCGATGCTGCCATGGCGCGTGCTGCGGTGACTAAAGCGGAACGGGCATTGAGCAAAGCGCGTGAAGAGAATACCGAAGAACTGCCGGGTATCGAGCAGCAGCTCGTGGCTGCCCAGCAGGAAGCGGAACAATTAAACCAGACTCTAAGTCGTTTTACCGATTAA
- the rsxB gene encoding electron transport complex subunit RsxB: MTIILIAIFALLGLALVFGLLLGFASVRFKVEGNPLVDQIDGILPQTQCGQCGYPGCRPYAEAIAEGDAINKCPPGGQSTVEALADLLDVEAIPLEGGAEEEPVRKVAYIREDECIGCTKCIQACPVDAILGAAKQMHTVIESECTGCDLCVEPCPVDCIDMLPVETTLNTWKWDMPKPGVELIVTDRRGDVSERGAA, encoded by the coding sequence GTGACGATAATTCTGATTGCGATTTTTGCCCTGCTCGGCCTGGCACTGGTATTTGGCCTTCTGCTCGGTTTTGCCTCAGTCCGTTTCAAAGTGGAAGGCAACCCGCTGGTCGACCAGATTGACGGTATTTTGCCTCAGACCCAGTGTGGTCAGTGCGGCTACCCGGGCTGTCGTCCCTATGCCGAAGCGATTGCCGAGGGTGATGCGATTAACAAATGCCCGCCGGGCGGTCAGAGTACCGTCGAGGCGCTGGCAGATCTGCTGGATGTTGAAGCGATTCCTCTTGAAGGTGGGGCGGAAGAGGAACCTGTTCGCAAGGTTGCCTATATCCGTGAAGATGAATGTATCGGCTGCACTAAGTGCATTCAGGCCTGCCCGGTGGATGCGATCCTCGGCGCGGCCAAGCAGATGCACACGGTGATTGAGTCTGAATGTACCGGTTGTGACCTGTGTGTCGAACCCTGCCCGGTTGACTGTATAGATATGCTGCCTGTTGAAACAACCCTGAACACCTGGAAGTGGGATATGCCGAAACCGGGTGTAGAACTGATCGTAACTGACCGCCGTGGTGATGTGTCTGAGCGGGGTGCTGCCTGA
- the rsxA gene encoding electron transport complex subunit RsxA: MTEYLLIVISTVLVNNFVLVQFLGLCPFMGVSNKLETAMGMSLATTFVLTLSSVCSYLAYTYLLQPLDLGYLQTITFILVIAVVVQFTEMVVRKTSPLLYKVLGIFLPLITTNCAVLGVALLNIKKLNGFIDSIVYGFGAAVGFSLALILFSAMRERIAVADVPVPFQGAAIGMVTAGLMSLAFMGFTGLVQI; encoded by the coding sequence ATGACAGAATACCTTCTGATCGTCATCAGCACCGTGCTGGTTAACAACTTTGTACTGGTTCAGTTCCTCGGACTGTGCCCGTTTATGGGGGTTTCCAATAAGCTGGAAACAGCCATGGGTATGTCGCTGGCTACCACCTTTGTACTGACGTTGTCCTCGGTCTGCAGTTATCTGGCTTATACCTACCTGCTGCAGCCACTGGATCTGGGGTACCTGCAAACCATCACCTTTATTCTGGTGATCGCTGTTGTTGTACAGTTCACCGAGATGGTGGTGCGTAAAACCAGCCCGCTGCTGTACAAAGTGCTGGGTATCTTTCTGCCCCTGATTACCACTAACTGTGCGGTACTCGGTGTAGCGCTGCTGAATATTAAAAAGCTGAACGGCTTTATCGACTCCATTGTCTATGGTTTCGGTGCTGCGGTCGGCTTCTCTCTGGCACTGATTCTGTTCTCGGCCATGCGTGAGCGTATTGCGGTGGCTGATGTGCCGGTACCTTTCCAGGGAGCGGCGATCGGTATGGTCACCGCAGGCCTGATGTCCCTCGCCTTTATGGGCTTCACCGGTCTGGTACAGATTTAG
- the cysN gene encoding sulfate adenylyltransferase subunit CysN, with protein sequence MSHQSDLIANDIQAYLHQHENKELLRFLTCGSVDDGKSTLIGRLLHDSKMIYEDQLAAIQKDNERVGNAGEELDLALLVDGLQAEREQGITIDVAYRYFSTAKRKFIIADTPGHEQYTRNMATGASTCDLAIILIDARHGVQVQTKRHSFIVSLLGIKHTIVAINKMDLVDFSEERFEQIKAEYLEFSKQLDLPDIQFVPISALKGDNVVSPSESMSWYQGEPLMETLETVQIANDQNFDDLRFPVQYVNRPNLDFRGYCGTLTSGIVRPGDEVTVLPSGKSSKVKSIVTYEGEIAEAFPPMAVTLTLEDEIDISRGDMLVHSKSVPATTSRFDAMVVWMAEAPLQSGRQYEVKLNTTRVAGGISNVRHLVDVNTLEQSPATGLALNEIGRCEITLERPVVADDYRDHHGTGSFIIVDRLTNATVAAGMIIEDSVAELSDLEGRIVSESAVTAGDRAIRFGQQPATVVISGGDAAQRATLLYSLERVLFEQGRAVAAFNQAQVAGVELAALGTLLGQAGLISLIEAEQPAADAINLELAQLPAESDAARLQAALEQLQSL encoded by the coding sequence ATGAGTCACCAAAGTGATCTGATTGCAAACGATATCCAGGCGTACCTGCATCAGCATGAGAACAAAGAACTGCTGCGTTTCCTGACCTGCGGTAGCGTGGATGACGGTAAATCCACCCTGATCGGACGTTTGCTGCACGACTCAAAAATGATCTATGAAGATCAGCTTGCAGCCATTCAGAAGGATAACGAACGTGTAGGTAATGCCGGTGAAGAGCTGGATCTGGCACTGCTGGTAGATGGTCTTCAGGCCGAGCGCGAGCAGGGTATTACCATTGATGTGGCATACCGTTACTTCTCCACCGCCAAGCGTAAATTTATTATTGCTGACACCCCGGGCCATGAGCAGTACACCCGTAATATGGCGACCGGTGCTTCTACCTGTGATCTGGCGATTATCCTGATCGATGCCCGTCATGGAGTTCAGGTACAGACCAAACGTCACAGCTTTATCGTGTCTTTGCTGGGTATCAAACACACCATCGTTGCTATTAACAAGATGGATCTGGTGGATTTCAGCGAAGAACGCTTCGAGCAGATCAAAGCGGAATATCTGGAATTCTCCAAGCAGCTTGACCTGCCGGATATCCAGTTTGTGCCGATCTCTGCGCTGAAAGGCGACAACGTGGTTTCTCCATCGGAATCAATGAGCTGGTATCAGGGCGAGCCACTGATGGAAACGCTGGAAACCGTTCAGATCGCCAATGACCAGAACTTTGACGATCTGCGCTTCCCGGTGCAGTACGTTAACCGTCCAAACCTGGACTTCCGTGGTTACTGCGGCACCCTGACCTCCGGTATTGTTCGTCCGGGTGATGAGGTGACTGTATTGCCATCCGGTAAGTCCAGCAAAGTGAAGTCGATCGTGACCTACGAAGGCGAAATCGCTGAAGCGTTCCCGCCGATGGCTGTGACCCTGACTCTGGAAGATGAGATCGATATCTCCCGTGGCGATATGCTGGTACACAGCAAATCAGTCCCTGCGACTACCAGCCGTTTTGATGCGATGGTGGTATGGATGGCTGAAGCGCCGCTGCAGTCGGGTCGTCAGTACGAAGTTAAACTCAATACTACCCGGGTTGCCGGTGGTATCAGTAACGTTCGTCATCTGGTCGATGTCAACACACTGGAGCAGTCACCTGCTACGGGTCTGGCGCTGAATGAGATTGGTCGTTGCGAGATTACACTGGAGCGTCCTGTGGTGGCGGATGACTACCGCGATCACCACGGTACCGGCTCTTTCATCATCGTTGATCGTCTGACCAATGCCACCGTTGCGGCGGGTATGATCATCGAAGACAGCGTGGCTGAACTGAGTGATCTTGAAGGCCGTATCGTTTCTGAATCAGCGGTGACTGCCGGTGATCGTGCAATCCGCTTTGGTCAGCAGCCGGCGACAGTTGTGATCAGTGGTGGTGATGCCGCACAGCGTGCGACGCTGCTGTACAGTCTGGAACGGGTTCTGTTCGAACAGGGTCGTGCGGTTGCAGCCTTCAATCAGGCTCAGGTAGCCGGTGTTGAACTGGCAGCGCTGGGAACTCTGCTGGGTCAGGCGGGTCTTATCAGCCTGATCGAGGCGGAACAGCCGGCAGCCGATGCCATCAATCTGGAACTGGCTCAGTTGCCAGCCGAATCCGATGCTGCACGCCTGCAGGCAGCACTGGAACAGTTGCAATCACTGTAA
- the cysD gene encoding sulfate adenylyltransferase subunit CysD, with protein MSALPEHRLTHLKQLEAESIHIIREVAAEFENPVMLYSIGKDSAVMLHLARKAFAPGKPPFPLMHVDTTWKFKEMIQFRDKMAKEAGMDLIVHINQEGVDMGIGPFTHGSSKHTDIMKTQALKQALDKHQFDAAFGGARRDEEKSRAKERVFSFRDQNHRWDPKSQRPELWNVFNTRVDKGESIRVFPLSNWTELDIWQYIYLENISIVPLYYSAKRPVVERDGMLIMVDDERMPLNEGEVPEMKSVRFRTLGCYPLTGAVESEAATLPEIIQEMLLTTTSERQGRAIDHDSAGSMEKKKMEGYF; from the coding sequence ATGAGTGCCTTACCTGAACATCGTTTAACGCATCTCAAGCAACTTGAAGCTGAGAGTATTCATATCATTCGTGAAGTGGCTGCTGAGTTCGAAAACCCGGTAATGCTGTACTCCATCGGTAAAGACTCTGCGGTTATGCTGCATCTGGCGCGTAAAGCGTTTGCGCCGGGCAAGCCGCCGTTCCCGCTGATGCATGTGGACACCACCTGGAAATTCAAAGAGATGATCCAGTTCCGCGACAAGATGGCGAAAGAAGCGGGTATGGACCTGATTGTGCACATCAATCAGGAAGGTGTGGATATGGGCATTGGCCCGTTTACCCACGGTTCCTCCAAGCACACCGATATCATGAAAACTCAGGCGCTGAAGCAGGCGCTGGATAAACACCAGTTCGATGCCGCTTTTGGTGGCGCACGTCGTGATGAAGAGAAATCCCGTGCCAAAGAGCGTGTTTTCTCGTTCCGTGACCAGAACCACCGCTGGGATCCGAAAAGCCAGCGTCCTGAGCTCTGGAATGTTTTCAATACCCGTGTAGATAAGGGCGAGAGTATTCGTGTATTCCCGCTGTCCAACTGGACTGAACTGGATATCTGGCAGTACATCTACCTGGAAAATATCTCTATCGTACCGCTTTACTACTCCGCTAAACGTCCGGTTGTTGAACGTGACGGCATGCTGATCATGGTTGATGACGAGCGTATGCCGCTGAACGAAGGTGAAGTGCCTGAGATGAAGAGCGTGCGTTTCCGTACGCTGGGCTGCTACCCGCTGACCGGTGCCGTAGAGTCTGAAGCTGCGACACTGCCTGAAATCATTCAGGAGATGCTGCTGACGACCACGTCTGAGCGTCAGGGCCGTGCCATCGACCACGACAGCGCCGGTTCCATGGAGAAGAAAAAGATGGAAGGTTACTTCTAA